The Paenibacillus sp. FSL R7-0345 DNA segment GCGCCGCCATCATTACCACAATGCTCGCTGCCGTACTTCGTACCAGAACTGAAACCATGAAGGCCAGCAGGGCTACAACTACGCTTACAAACCAGATTAGCCCGCCCTGCATCAGCAGGTACTTCCACTGGGGCACGGAATGAACGCCGCTCATATCGACGGTATCCCCGCTCAGCTGAAAGCCGGTGAATACCGGAATGCTAAACCCTTTATAACCAAAAGCGAGCCCGGAAACCAGGTAGCTGACCACAAACACCGATAGCACAATTAGAGAAACGAACATGAGCAGGGCAGCCATTTTGCTGAACAATACCTTCCAGCGTCTAACCGGCCGGGTCAGCAGCATCTTAATGGTGCCTGTCGTCCGTTCACCGGACACAAGGTCCGAAGCAACCGCCATAATCAGCAGCGGAATAAACAGGGAGACCGAGTTATCAAGAAATTCACGGGTAAAGGTTACCCCGCTCGGCTCATTGGGATTAACATCATGGTCCAGATAATACTGCAGCTGCTGGATAAAAATCCGCCGGTACGACTTCCACTCCTCAGGAATGCGGTCGCTGCTCAGCGAGTTCTGGTTATCCGTGATCCGCTGCTGGATTTCTAAACGCCAGTCCGAATTGAACTTGTCCCGGCTCCGTTCAGCTACCCGCATCTGCGCATAGGTAAACATTGGTACAAGCACTAGCAGAATCAGCAGTATAACATAGAAGCGCTTCTTTTTGATAATTTTTGTGCACTCATTGCGGATGAGCGGAAGCAGATTAGTCAATAGATTCACCTTCCGTTAGCTTCAAGAATAGCTGTTCCAGTGTAGGATTGATTTTATGCACGGCATTTACCTCCACTCCTGCCGCAACCATGGCTGCAACAGTTTCCGGAATGATGGCTTCGTCCATAGCTGTAATGACTGATCCGCCGCCCATTCCGGCGATTACCGAGTCATCAAGCGTAACTTCATCCAGCCTGAGCAGCCGGATACCGTGATGCTTTTCCAGAATGCTTCTGGCTGCCGGAACGGGCGCAAGGTCCCATAGCACATAAGGAGAATTGCGGGCAACAAGCTCATCGACTCCGCCGACAGCCAGCACCCGGCCCTTGCTGATAATGGCCACCCGGTCGCACAACAGCTGGATTTCACTCAGCAGGTGGCTGGAGACGAAGACAGCCAGGCCGCCCTCAGCCAGCTTGCGGATAAATTCACGCAGCTCCTTGATTCCCTTGGGATCAAGCCCGTTGGTCGGCTCATCCAGAATGAGCAGCCGCGGGCGGCCAAGCAGCGCCTGGGCAATACCGAGCCGCTGCCGCATCCCCAGGGAATAGGTGCTGACCTTGTCATGGATACGCTGGTCCAGCCGGACAATCTCCACTACCTCGGCAATCCGCTGCGCGTCCACTCCCGGCTGCATCCGGGCGAAATGCTGCAGGTTTTCCCAGCCGGTCAGATAGGTGTAGACTTCCGGATTCTCGACGATCGACCCGACGTATTGGAGCGCTTTTTCGGGATTACGGTTAACGTTGTAGCCACAGACTGTTATCGTCCCCTCAGTGGGACGGATCAGATCGACGAGCATCCGGATTGTGGTGGTTTTGCCGGCGCCGTTGGGCCCGAGAAATCCGAAGATTTCCCCTTTCTTCACATCAAAAGTGACATCGTCGATGATCCATTTCCGGCTGATTTTTTTGCGGACGCCCCTTACCGACAGCACCACATCTCCCGGCTCTGTCTCTCTCACCTTTTCCATATTTAAACAACTCCTTGCTGTCGCTCATGTCTCATATTGTTGGATTGCATTCTGCTATTAGCGTATAGCCTGTACAATCCGTTCGCTGATCCGCTGGTAACCGTCGCCGTTCGGGTGAAAATGATCATTCGAGAGATACTTGTCCAGATGGCGGTTAAACAAATCAAAGGTCGGAACAAGCGTCATATTGCTGTGCGTGTTGATGATGTCCATTGCGGCATTGTTCCAGGCGGTTACCGCCTGATTCCCAGGCACAAGCAAATCCTCAATATCGCCAAAAGGGTTGTACAAGCCCACATAGTAAACCTGCGCCTGCGGATTGATCTCTGCAATCGTCTCCAGAATCTCCCCCAGCCGCTTTGCCGCATCCGGCAGGGCAGCCAGCAGCGCTTCCGGTGTCAATTCATCTTCATTTGGCTTCGGGGTAGAGGTAACAAGCGCGCTCGGCTTTCCGTCAAGAATACCGCCGGGCTGCGCTGCGCTGGTGTCGCCCTCAGCATCGCCGGCCGGAGCCTGCTCCGCCTGTACTCCCTCTTCTGTCTGCATCCCTGTTCCGGTTCCCAGTAGATCCGAGCCCCGGAACAGGTCGTTGCCGCCGATGGATACCAGCACCACACTCGCCTGCCGCAGCGCATACTGGACGCCCTCCTCCTGCAGCTTGGTCTGCAGTCCGGCCGTTGTCAGCCCGTTAATCCCCATATTCCCGAGCAGCTCCGCCTGGCCTCCGCCTTCGGTTAAGCCGTCCAGCGTCCGTCTGACAAAACCGCTGCCGCTGTTGTCGCCTGTGCCTTTGGCCAGGGAGTCGCCCAGCGCCAGTATCTTCAGCTTATCTGCTGCAGCCGGCGCAGGTGTGGCGCTCTCCTGCGGCAATGAGCTGGTCAGCGTTTCGCCCTGCGGATTAATAATATCGTTTGCTGCATACACAAACCCCACAATTAAAAGAAGTGTAGCCGCTATGGAAATCAGGCTTACTATCCGCCAGGTCCATTTCGAATCCTTCACAGCAATCCCTCCGTATGCCTCTATTCTCCATTGTTCCACATTTTACAAACTTCTTAACGTATGTAAATAAACATAATTCTTCTATACACAATTTGCAAATAAGCAGCTAGCATTACAAAGCCGTTAACCCTTTTTCACTTTCTTTTAATATTAAGGCTGTATGCTGGAGACAACTAAGCGTTTAAGGGGTGGACACGAATGCCTAACATTTGGATGCATCTGGAGTACGGACAGCAGCTTGCGGAGGAGCTTCAGGGGGAAATTGCTTGTCTGGCAGACATTAAAACCTCACCCGAGCTGTACCAGCTGGGCTGCCAAGGGCCGGATATTCTGCTGTATCACAGCTTTCTTCCCTGGAAAAAAGAAAACCGGGCCCTCCGGCTCGGTGATATCATGCATACAGAGAAATGCGGCCCGGTGCTGATCGAGTTCTGGGAGCGGACAATGGCCCTGCCTGACGGGGAGCGGCGGGAAGCCCAGCAATATTTTCTCGGATTCGTCACCCACCATCTGCTTGACCGCAATCTTCATCCCTATATCAACTGGAAAGCAGGCTACAAGCACCGTAATCACCAGCGTTTTGAGATTGTGCTGGACACTTTGTTCATGAAGTCACTGAAGCAGATGAATACCTGGCAGCATGCCTCCTGGAAAAGAATCAATGTCGGCTCCCACCTGCCTGTAAATGTCCACAGTATTCTGCATGAAACGGCTTTGCGTTGGTATCCGGAAACCGGCAGACTGCCTGCAGAGATGTGGGATGAAGCCTATCTCGATATGCTGCTGGCCCATAAGTTCCTCTACGATCCGAAGGGCTGGAAGAAATCCCTGCTGCGCGGCAAAGCCCTCCGGCTCTTCTCACAGCCGCTGACCCCTGCTGAGGAGCAGCTGGATTATTTGAACGAACAGCGTGGCGAGTGGCGGCATTCCGCCCTCTACTCCGAGGTGCGCACAGAGAGTGTCTGGGATTTGTGGGAGCAGGCGCTGGCAGAAGGGCGGACTGTCCTGCGGGCGCTTGCTGCTTGGCTGAACAGCCCGTCAACAGCGGAAGGAAGCCGGGCACTGGAGCATTTTAGGCTGGTGCTGGGTGACCGTTCCTACGATACAGGCAAAGAATGCAGCAGCCGGCTGAAGAATCAGTATGCCGAACCGATCTGGGAGGCAGGCATTTCCTGAACATCCGTTACGGGATTCCGCCAAAAAAAGGACTGCGCTGGAGTGAGCTATTTTCGCGGCTCATCTAGGCAGTCCTTTATATTTTAACTATGCAGCTTATTTCCCGATAAACTCCTGTACCCAGTAGTTGTTGTCATACCCTACTCCGATATAATTAAAGTTAGCACTGAGAATGTTGGCACGGTGACCCGCACTGTTCATCCAGGCCGTCATAACCTCCTGAGGTGTTTTCTGGCCCATAGCAATGTTCTCACCGGCTGCCCGGTACGTTACGCCAAAGGACTTCATCATATCAAAAGGTGATCCATACGTCGGCGAAGTGTGGGAGAAATAGTTGTTAACACGCATATCTGTCGCCTTGGCCGCCGCCACCTTGTTAAGACTGTCCAGGGCAGACACAGGAGACAGTCCGGCTGCAGCGCGCTCTTTATTCACCAGGTCTACTACCTGTTTTACAAAAGAAGCCTGTGCAGTAGTTGCAGTTGCGGCCGGTGCTGCAGTTGCGGCTGGCTTGGCAGTGGCTGCAGGTGTTGCTGCTGGCTTAGCTGTAGCTACTGGTTTAGCAGTCGCTACAGGTGCAGCTGTTGCAGCAGGCTTGGCAGTTGCGGCCGGTGCTGCGGTATTCTGAGGTACAACCGGTGTTTTAAACTTCGTTACTGTTACTGTATTTCCGTTAAAAGAAAATTCCTTGTTGCTATATTTAGTGAAGTATTGCATGAATTGGGCAAAGCTTGTAGTGTTCGCTGCTGTAGTTGTTCCGCTGGCTGCATCCGCCTGTAACGGAAGAGAAATGCTCAGCGCCATCACCGCTGCTACGCTTCCACCAATCATTGCTTTTACAGTTTTGCTCTTCATTATGCCATCTCCTTGTTTGTTCTTGTTGTGTGTACAGTGCTGAAACTGTGCTGAATCATTTATTACAAAGTTGTCATTTCTTCCTCAGTCATTGTAGCATAAAACTATCAGCTGTGCGTTGCTAATTTTTTACACTGCGAGATTCAGAGAAAGGCTTGTCCGGCCTATATACCTAAAAAACTGCCACCTGATCTACAGGAAGCAGTCTGCGTTGCATGCTAATGCTTGCTATTCTATTTATCGGTACAGCTGTCTGTTTTGTTAATGAAAAGACTGCCAGAAGTCACCTTCTGTCGAGATCAGGCCCATAATCTCTGCATACGGAATCCGGAAGGTCGGAAAGCCGGCGGCGTATGGAGCAATCTCATAAGGTGCAAAATACAGGTACAGCGCATCCTCATCCACATAAAACGGCTGGTCTGCTGTAATGCCCTTATACGTATCCGGAAAAACATAAGAGTACTGCGGATCATTAGCGATCTGCTTGCCGACGATCTCACTGAGCTTTTCGACGTATCTGCTGCCCGGCTTGAACAAATCACTGAGCTTATAAAATCTGCCGCTGCGCAGATTGACATGCTCATACAGCTTGGTAGGCATGCCATGAGCTGCGCCGAACGGGTAATTATAACCGTTAAGCTCCAGCACAAGCAGATTTTTACGGAAAAATGCTACGGCAAAATCCCCGGTGTAGCTGAAATCCTGCGACGTCCCGCCGCTGCCCACCCCTTCGGCCTTGGAAAGGCTGCGCAGCCTGCTGTTAACGGCCTTGGACACTTCAATGTCTGCGATGCCTTCAATGACCGGGTAGTAAACGAGATAATCCCTGTTCGGTTTATATTTTTTCTCCAGTACAGAGTATGGAGGCCGGAGCGGAATGACGCCGTTCTGCCGCCATACCTGCTTGCCCCTGCGGTCATAATACGCTGTGCGCTGATCAACATCCGCCCGGATCAGGCTGCCGCTGAAGGATAAGGTACCGGACCCGGCGATAACCGGCGGCTGGGATGCTCTTTTCCCGCTTTTATCGATAAAATAAGTATCCTTGGCATCGTAGACGGAAGCCAGCCCGTGCTGATAATTGTTCACCCCGAGCAGCGGATGATTGCTGAGCACTCTGCCGGTTACAGCATCTGCAATCACATATCGTGAGCCCCGGTAAGGCTGGTCGGCATAGACAGGCGTTCCCAGCGCAACCCGGTTCTCACCCAGCTGCTGTACCTCGTAATAGGTGGCCGGAATGATCTGTTTGCCCTGTTTGTCGATCAACCCGTAGGCATTCCCGTAATTCTCCGCTGTGTTGATCACGGCCCGCCCTTCCGAAAAAGGCAGCGCAGCCGTAAATTGCGGCTTAATTGCGACACTCCCATCCAGGTTAAGGTAGCCGTATTTGCCGTTCTCCGTCTCCTGATAGGCCAGCAGCCCGTCACCCGGGTTCCCCACAAAAGCGTGTTTGTACGCATGCAGCACCTTGCCGGCCGGATCAATCAGCGCGTATTCGCCTTCAGCGGTTTTTACCAGGGCAGTTCCATTCATGAAGTCGCCCGCATCCAAATAGACGGCAGGCAACACTTCCTTGCCCTGTGCATCAATATATCCGTAACGCGAGCCGCCTGCAGTAGTACTTTGCCTGGAAAAAAGCGCCCGCCCCTCATGCAGCGAATTCAGATAATCGTACCGCGCCGCAGTGACTTCCCTGCCTTTTTCATCAATCAGCGTATAGCCTTTGGCATCAGAAACGACAGCCCGCCCTTCCGCGAACGGTGCGATAAAGGAGTAATAGGGTTTGACTTTTTCACGTCCGCTGCTGTCAATCAGGCCGCTGCTGTTTTTGCGCTGCACGATCGCCAGACCGTTATCCTGAAAATCCTCGGCATACTCATACCGGGGTTCTATTGCAGTCCGTCCTTCATTGTTGATGTATCCCCACAGTGTACCTTCTTTGGTTTTAAAAGGGGCCGGATGCAGCACTTCTGCCCGCAGACCGTCTGCAGCATCTATGCCCAATGTGATGAGAGGCTCCAGCGGCTTGACGAAGTAATCCACCCGGTACAGCCCCGCCTCGGCGGGAAGCGTTACGAACAGCTCATCATCCGCGCGGATGAAATCCTCCTCCTGCTGGGCCACGTATTCATTCCAGCCGATCCCGTCCCACTTCCACACTTCCGTCTGCAAAAGACCGTTGTCATTTCCTTTTGCCAGCTCATTCAGCTTAATTCTCAGCATGCCCGTCGCTCCTTTATAAAGGCTTTTGCCTATAGCGTATGAAGTTGAGGGGGAAAGGGTGTTTTTGTGCCAGGTTGGTAAAAAAGAATGCGGGAGTGCGGAATGTAGAGCTATGGTTGCGGGAATGTGAGGAATTGCCGGGTGTGACTGCGGACTGCGAGGATTATGCGGGACTTCCGCGGTTTTTGGACTTCCGGCCGCTGTTGTCTTCGGATTTCCTTTATTTATACCGCTGTCAGCGGGTGAAATCCGAAGACAGTATTGCTTCCGTAGCGAGCTTTCCTGCGGAAAGCTTTCAGGCGGACGCTACGCTCCTGCAGTTCCAAAATCCGCTCCGTCCCTCCCATCCTCTTCGTTGGGAAGATCAAAAACAGCACAAAAACACCCTTTGGCGGGTGTTGGCCGAAAGCTAAGGGCAGCTGCGCTCTGCCCTTGGTCTTTGACTGGAATTATGATGCCCTATGGGCTGTCAGCAATTGTCTAATCACACTTCCTGACGGTCCACGTCTACAGATGCTAATGAGATACCGGAGGTGTTTAGGCGTAGTTACAGTTTAAAAGACTTCAGAGATGGATTGGGCACGTTTATTACACTAATTTTTGAGCTACCTGCTACCTTCGATAAAACAATATTACTGTCAGATAAAATAATATGACTGCGGATCAGAAATCTATCCTGTACTCATTCCCGAAACTTCTCTAACGGACTCAGATGACCTTACTCGTGGGATTTCGGGCATGTTCATATTCTAACGGACACCAGCGGCGTTATTTGGCGCACTTTTGCCCAAAGTGGGGCTTAAGAGCATGAATAACGGCATCTGTGAGTTAGACTAATAAGTAGACACGGTAAATCCAACCCAAGATAATAGAATAAACTCTAAAAGAGGTGGTAACC contains these protein-coding regions:
- a CDS encoding ABC transporter permease — its product is MTNLLPLIRNECTKIIKKKRFYVILLILLVLVPMFTYAQMRVAERSRDKFNSDWRLEIQQRITDNQNSLSSDRIPEEWKSYRRIFIQQLQYYLDHDVNPNEPSGVTFTREFLDNSVSLFIPLLIMAVASDLVSGERTTGTIKMLLTRPVRRWKVLFSKMAALLMFVSLIVLSVFVVSYLVSGLAFGYKGFSIPVFTGFQLSGDTVDMSGVHSVPQWKYLLMQGGLIWFVSVVVALLAFMVSVLVRSTAASIVVMMAALIAGTILTNMAAAWSTAKYLFMVNLGLTGYLAGTPAPIEGMTLPFSLAVLSVWGLAAIIISFAVFTKRDILN
- a CDS encoding ABC transporter ATP-binding protein, with the protein product MEKVRETEPGDVVLSVRGVRKKISRKWIIDDVTFDVKKGEIFGFLGPNGAGKTTTIRMLVDLIRPTEGTITVCGYNVNRNPEKALQYVGSIVENPEVYTYLTGWENLQHFARMQPGVDAQRIAEVVEIVRLDQRIHDKVSTYSLGMRQRLGIAQALLGRPRLLILDEPTNGLDPKGIKELREFIRKLAEGGLAVFVSSHLLSEIQLLCDRVAIISKGRVLAVGGVDELVARNSPYVLWDLAPVPAARSILEKHHGIRLLRLDEVTLDDSVIAGMGGGSVITAMDEAIIPETVAAMVAAGVEVNAVHKINPTLEQLFLKLTEGESID
- a CDS encoding GDSL-type esterase/lipase family protein; the encoded protein is MKDSKWTWRIVSLISIAATLLLIVGFVYAANDIINPQGETLTSSLPQESATPAPAAADKLKILALGDSLAKGTGDNSGSGFVRRTLDGLTEGGGQAELLGNMGINGLTTAGLQTKLQEEGVQYALRQASVVLVSIGGNDLFRGSDLLGTGTGMQTEEGVQAEQAPAGDAEGDTSAAQPGGILDGKPSALVTSTPKPNEDELTPEALLAALPDAAKRLGEILETIAEINPQAQVYYVGLYNPFGDIEDLLVPGNQAVTAWNNAAMDIINTHSNMTLVPTFDLFNRHLDKYLSNDHFHPNGDGYQRISERIVQAIR
- a CDS encoding zinc dependent phospholipase C family protein, with product MPNIWMHLEYGQQLAEELQGEIACLADIKTSPELYQLGCQGPDILLYHSFLPWKKENRALRLGDIMHTEKCGPVLIEFWERTMALPDGERREAQQYFLGFVTHHLLDRNLHPYINWKAGYKHRNHQRFEIVLDTLFMKSLKQMNTWQHASWKRINVGSHLPVNVHSILHETALRWYPETGRLPAEMWDEAYLDMLLAHKFLYDPKGWKKSLLRGKALRLFSQPLTPAEEQLDYLNEQRGEWRHSALYSEVRTESVWDLWEQALAEGRTVLRALAAWLNSPSTAEGSRALEHFRLVLGDRSYDTGKECSSRLKNQYAEPIWEAGIS
- a CDS encoding CAP domain-containing protein; this encodes MKSKTVKAMIGGSVAAVMALSISLPLQADAASGTTTAANTTSFAQFMQYFTKYSNKEFSFNGNTVTVTKFKTPVVPQNTAAPAATAKPAATAAPVATAKPVATAKPAATPAATAKPAATAAPAATATTAQASFVKQVVDLVNKERAAAGLSPVSALDSLNKVAAAKATDMRVNNYFSHTSPTYGSPFDMMKSFGVTYRAAGENIAMGQKTPQEVMTAWMNSAGHRANILSANFNYIGVGYDNNYWVQEFIGK
- a CDS encoding WG repeat-containing protein, whose amino-acid sequence is MLRIKLNELAKGNDNGLLQTEVWKWDGIGWNEYVAQQEEDFIRADDELFVTLPAEAGLYRVDYFVKPLEPLITLGIDAADGLRAEVLHPAPFKTKEGTLWGYINNEGRTAIEPRYEYAEDFQDNGLAIVQRKNSSGLIDSSGREKVKPYYSFIAPFAEGRAVVSDAKGYTLIDEKGREVTAARYDYLNSLHEGRALFSRQSTTAGGSRYGYIDAQGKEVLPAVYLDAGDFMNGTALVKTAEGEYALIDPAGKVLHAYKHAFVGNPGDGLLAYQETENGKYGYLNLDGSVAIKPQFTAALPFSEGRAVINTAENYGNAYGLIDKQGKQIIPATYYEVQQLGENRVALGTPVYADQPYRGSRYVIADAVTGRVLSNHPLLGVNNYQHGLASVYDAKDTYFIDKSGKRASQPPVIAGSGTLSFSGSLIRADVDQRTAYYDRRGKQVWRQNGVIPLRPPYSVLEKKYKPNRDYLVYYPVIEGIADIEVSKAVNSRLRSLSKAEGVGSGGTSQDFSYTGDFAVAFFRKNLLVLELNGYNYPFGAAHGMPTKLYEHVNLRSGRFYKLSDLFKPGSRYVEKLSEIVGKQIANDPQYSYVFPDTYKGITADQPFYVDEDALYLYFAPYEIAPYAAGFPTFRIPYAEIMGLISTEGDFWQSFH